The nucleotide sequence AACACGCCGGCCAGGGAGCGGGGGAGGGCGAAGCCCCAGAAGCGGCGACGCAGGGCGGCGACCGGCAGGGGGCCCGGGGCCGCTCCGTCGCCCCCTCCGGGGTCGGGCGGGCCGCCGGGTCCGCCGGCCCGATCGGCGGTCAGCTGGGCCAGCTCGGCCTCGGCGGTGGCCTCGGCCGCGGGCTCCGGGGTGCCCCGGTCCAGTCGGTCGACGGCGTGGCGCTCGGTGCGGCGCAGCAGGGCCGTGCTCCACAGGGCCATGGGCACCAGGGCCACCACGAAGGGGCCGGCCCAGGCCAGGGCCACGGCCGTGACCCCGCCACCGGCGGCCAGCACCGCCACCATGACCACCGGCAGGGCCCCCGACCGGGCCAGCCGCTCGACCACCACGCCGGGCACCATGGTGCCGAAGCCCCGGCTGGCCCCTTCGACGACCTGGTAGGCGGTGGCCACGGGGATGAACGGGGCCAGGACCTGGAGGTAGCGGGTGAGGTCGCCGGCCGAGCCCTCGTCGGCCAGGAGGCGCCCCAGCGGCCCGGCCAGCAGGAAGACGGCCAGCCCGGCCGTCCCCGAGATCACCAGCACCGGCCCCAGGGCGATGCGGTAGAGGGTGCGGACCTCGGAGTGGCGGCCCCGGGCCCGGAAGCGGCTGATGAAGCGGACCAGGGCCAGGTCGGTGCCGGCCATGGCCGAGCGGGCGGTGATGTTGAAGACGGCCATGGCGGTGAGGAGCACGCCGGCGCCCCGGGCCCCCAGATGGCGGGTCACCACCACGATCAGCAGGAAGTTGCACAGGCCGAAGACGGCGAAGCCGGCCAGGTTGATGAGGCTCGACCGGCCGAGGGCACCGCTCTCGGCCCCCGCGCCCGGGGTGCCGGGCGGCCGGCCCGCGGGGCGCGCCGCGGTGGCGGCCGGCGGCGGGGGGCTCACGTCGCCGTCCACGGGGGCGGGGTGGGCATCTCGGCCCGGAGCCAGGCGTCGGACTCGGCGCTGGCGGCCCGGATGCGCTCGACGGCGGCGGCCGGGATGTCGCCCTGGCTGCGGGGGTTCCAGCGCCCGGGGGTGACCGGCCGGCGGCTGAGGCCCAGGAAGTCGTGCAGGCGGTCGACGGTGGACCCGGGGTCCTGCTCCAGGTCGTCGGTGTAGAGCACCAGCACCCGGTCCCGGCCCACCGCGGCCCACAGGCGCTCGACCTGCTCGCGGTACCGGCCCCGGGCCACGTACGAGTTGTGCTGGTGGGCCAGGTGGTGCCCGGGCCGCCGGGCCAGGGTCACCTCGGCGCCCTCCAGGCGGCCGGGCTCGGCCTCCAGGGCGGCCTCGAAGTCGGCCAGCGGCTCCCAGCCCCGGGCCCGCTCGTGGTGGAACTGCGACCAGGCCCGGGTCACCGGGTCGCGCAGGACCATCACCAGCCGCACGTCCGGGAGCTGCTCGGCGATGCGCCCCGGGGCGAAGGGGTGGAAGCCGTAGTAGGGCGCGGCCTCGCCCACCCGCACCGGCTCGCCGGCCGCCGCGGCCTGGCCGTCGACGGTGCGCTGGAGGGCGAAGTTCGACCGGTACCACTCGGGCCGCCGGTGGTACTCGACGTCGAACCAGTGGACGCCCTTGGTCAGGCGCGGGAAGCGGACGGCGGGGTGGTCGCGCAGCAGCCGGTAGAGGGTGGTGGTGCCGGCCCGCTGGGCACCCACGATCAGGAAGTCGGGCGTCACCCGCCAGCGGGCCGTCGGCCGGGCTGCCCACTGGGCGGCCCGGAGGGTGGCCAGGAAGGCCCGGTAGCGCTGGGCCTCGGTGAGCCCGTGGCGGTCGCGGCGGCGCCCGTCGCCCCGCTCGTCCTGCTGCTTCATGGTGCCACCGTCCCACCCAGGGTGCGGTCGTCGTCGATGGCCGAGGCCAGCGGGCCGGCGGCGCCCAGGGGGCCGAAGCGGGCGTCGGCCGCGTAGCGGGCCCGCAGCGTGGCCAGGTAGGCGGCCACCACCAGCGGGACCTCCTCGGCGGCGTAGCCCAACTCGACCAGGGTGCCGTCCTCGCGGGCCCGCACCGCGGCCACGGCCGGGGCCAGGCCGGCGCCCTCGCGCAGCATGGCCACCATGAGCCGGTTGTGGACCAGGTCCAGGCCCAGGGGCACCGGCTCCGTGGCCCGCTCCCAGTCCCAGACCAGGAGGCGGTCGCCCTCCCAGGTGGCGTTCCAGGGGGCCAGGTCGCCGTGCCAGGCCCCGAACGGCCAGGTCCGTCCGGCCAGGGCCGGGGCCAGGCGGGCGAGC is from Acidimicrobiales bacterium and encodes:
- a CDS encoding polysaccharide biosynthesis C-terminal domain-containing protein; its protein translation is MDGDVSPPPPAATAARPAGRPPGTPGAGAESGALGRSSLINLAGFAVFGLCNFLLIVVVTRHLGARGAGVLLTAMAVFNITARSAMAGTDLALVRFISRFRARGRHSEVRTLYRIALGPVLVISGTAGLAVFLLAGPLGRLLADEGSAGDLTRYLQVLAPFIPVATAYQVVEGASRGFGTMVPGVVVERLARSGALPVVMVAVLAAGGGVTAVALAWAGPFVVALVPMALWSTALLRRTERHAVDRLDRGTPEPAAEATAEAELAQLTADRAGGPGGPPDPGGGDGAAPGPLPVAALRRRFWGFALPRSLAGVFVLAITWVDALILGALEGSEAVGVYAAATRWLIAGNIAGNAVTTAFGPQISAVLATEGPAGARRLFQGATAWFVLLAWPAYFTAMAFAPLLVRAFGPGFDDGAAVIAITGTGFLLAAAAGPVDMLLLMAGRSRLSLLNTAMALAVNVGANLALIPPFGIRGAALAWALSLVVANGLPLAQMVRLLGIQPLGPRTVRALVVAAAAGAGLGAARLTLGATLPGLVAGLALGGAALAVGVWSSPDRMGVSDILRRTP
- a CDS encoding sulfotransferase, which gives rise to MKQQDERGDGRRRDRHGLTEAQRYRAFLATLRAAQWAARPTARWRVTPDFLIVGAQRAGTTTLYRLLRDHPAVRFPRLTKGVHWFDVEYHRRPEWYRSNFALQRTVDGQAAAAGEPVRVGEAAPYYGFHPFAPGRIAEQLPDVRLVMVLRDPVTRAWSQFHHERARGWEPLADFEAALEAEPGRLEGAEVTLARRPGHHLAHQHNSYVARGRYREQVERLWAAVGRDRVLVLYTDDLEQDPGSTVDRLHDFLGLSRRPVTPGRWNPRSQGDIPAAAVERIRAASAESDAWLRAEMPTPPPWTAT